The Arthrobacter sp. ERGS1:01 genome has a segment encoding these proteins:
- a CDS encoding Lrp/AsnC family transcriptional regulator — translation MNLNSEVIRARPRQSNPIHLDEADMVILRELSQDARTPNNLLASRAGLAPSTCLNRVRALRQAGIIRGFHADIDLGSLGLYIFALISINVHGQARKNMLELARELRDLPQTLNVFVLGGEHDLLLHVACANTTELRDFVAANLGSNQAFVSTQTTLIFEHMQPTSRIQSAR, via the coding sequence TTGAATCTCAATTCAGAAGTCATCCGTGCGCGCCCCCGTCAATCGAATCCGATTCACTTGGACGAGGCGGACATGGTGATCCTGCGCGAACTCTCCCAGGATGCCCGCACGCCCAATAACTTGTTGGCCAGCCGGGCCGGACTGGCTCCCTCAACCTGCTTGAATCGGGTGAGGGCGTTACGGCAGGCTGGGATCATTCGCGGCTTCCATGCCGACATTGATCTGGGCAGCTTGGGGCTGTACATTTTCGCGTTGATTTCCATCAACGTCCACGGCCAGGCCCGCAAAAACATGCTTGAGTTGGCCCGGGAGCTGCGGGACTTGCCGCAAACGCTCAATGTCTTCGTCCTGGGTGGAGAGCATGATCTGCTCTTGCACGTTGCTTGCGCCAACACAACAGAGCTCCGGGACTTCGTGGCCGCTAACCTCGGCAGCAATCAGGCTTTCGTCAGCACCCAGACCACCCTGATTTTTGAGCACATGCAGCCTACCTCGCGAATTCAAAGCGCCCGCTGA
- a CDS encoding ISL3 family transposase produces the protein MNNATFHSPDLTTFCRLDGLGLEVTGQCLYPDRAVLACRVVEPDEWCKKCGSQGVPRDTVTRRLGHEPFGWRPTILLIRLRRYRCTDCGHVWRQDTSKTAAPRAKLSRRGLAWALEGIVVQHLTIARVAEGLGVTWNAANNAVLAEGKRILIDDPHRFNGVKVIGVDEHVWRHTRRGDKYVTVIIDLTPIRDKTGPSRLLDMVEGRSKQVFATWLHERPQEWRDGIEVVAMDGFTGFKSASTEELPEAVPVMDPFHVIRLAGDALDVCRRRVQQATFGHRGRAGDPLYKARRTLHIGEGLLIDKQRQRLQNLFDDDTHAEVEATWGIYQRMITAYRDPDRNQGKKLMQSVVDSLCAGVSAALTELKTLGRTLNRRAADVLAYFDRPGTSNGPAEAINGRLEHLRGSALGFRNLTNYIARSLLESGGFRPKLHPQF, from the coding sequence GTGAACAACGCTACCTTCCACAGCCCTGACCTGACCACTTTCTGCCGCCTTGACGGCCTCGGCCTAGAAGTCACCGGGCAGTGTTTGTATCCAGACCGTGCGGTTCTTGCCTGCCGCGTGGTGGAACCGGATGAGTGGTGCAAGAAGTGCGGTTCCCAGGGTGTCCCGAGGGATACCGTGACGCGTCGGTTGGGTCATGAACCTTTCGGCTGGCGGCCCACCATTTTGCTGATCAGGCTCCGCCGTTACCGCTGCACCGACTGCGGTCACGTGTGGCGGCAAGACACCTCGAAAACTGCAGCGCCGCGGGCGAAGCTCTCCCGCCGTGGGCTGGCCTGGGCGCTGGAAGGCATCGTGGTCCAACACCTCACCATCGCCCGCGTCGCCGAAGGCCTGGGCGTTACCTGGAACGCCGCGAACAACGCCGTGCTGGCCGAAGGTAAGCGGATACTGATTGATGACCCCCACCGCTTCAACGGTGTGAAGGTCATTGGTGTTGACGAGCATGTCTGGCGGCACACCCGCCGTGGAGACAAATACGTCACCGTCATCATTGACCTGACCCCAATCCGCGACAAAACAGGCCCGTCCCGCCTGCTTGATATGGTCGAGGGCCGCTCGAAACAAGTCTTCGCCACCTGGTTGCATGAGCGCCCACAAGAGTGGCGGGACGGCATTGAAGTGGTGGCCATGGACGGCTTCACCGGGTTCAAAAGCGCCTCGACCGAGGAACTACCCGAGGCCGTCCCGGTCATGGACCCCTTCCACGTCATCCGCCTGGCCGGGGACGCACTGGATGTGTGCCGGCGCCGAGTTCAACAAGCAACATTCGGGCACCGCGGCCGTGCCGGGGACCCGCTGTACAAAGCCAGGCGAACCCTTCACATCGGCGAGGGTCTGCTGATCGACAAGCAACGCCAACGCCTTCAAAACTTGTTCGACGATGATACACATGCTGAAGTGGAGGCCACCTGGGGCATCTATCAGCGCATGATCACGGCCTACCGGGACCCAGACCGGAACCAAGGCAAGAAGCTCATGCAGTCCGTGGTTGACTCCCTCTGCGCCGGCGTCTCGGCCGCACTCACGGAACTCAAAACCCTGGGACGAACCCTCAACCGCCGGGCAGCGGACGTGCTCGCCTATTTCGACAGACCCGGAACATCAAACGGTCCCGCCGAAGCGATCAATGGCCGCCTGGAACACCTCCGCGGATCAGCACTGGGCTTCCGCAACCTCACCAACTACATCGCCAGATCACTACTGGAATCCGGCGGGTTCAGACCGAAACTACACCCTCAATTCTGA
- a CDS encoding fumarylacetoacetate hydrolase family protein, with amino-acid sequence MKLATLRTGGSGTTAALLLEDEGYLPLPASNVGKLLARPDWKAQLSAAAAGEHFGVVSLGEADLAPLLPTAGKVICCGVNYLDHIQEMGREVPDYPTLFAKYADTLIGARDSIEVQGSERVDWEAELAVVVGAPLARADEEEATAAIAGYTVANDVSMRDWQNRTLQWFQGKAFDATTPLGPVLVTADEFPSSHGFEVSSHVNGELVQNGNTAELVFGPAKLLSYISQFTTLRPGDVVLTGTPGGVGMGMKPPRFLADGDVLLTEIAGIGQLENQVRIHAVANTTH; translated from the coding sequence ATGAAACTTGCCACTTTGCGCACCGGTGGATCAGGCACCACGGCGGCCCTGCTGCTGGAGGATGAGGGCTATCTGCCGCTGCCGGCATCCAATGTGGGGAAGCTGTTGGCTCGCCCAGACTGGAAGGCCCAGCTATCCGCCGCAGCGGCAGGGGAGCATTTCGGCGTCGTCTCCCTGGGGGAGGCTGATCTGGCGCCGCTGCTGCCCACGGCAGGAAAAGTTATCTGCTGCGGCGTGAATTATCTCGACCACATCCAGGAGATGGGACGCGAGGTACCTGACTACCCGACGCTTTTCGCCAAGTATGCGGACACGTTGATTGGTGCCAGGGACAGCATTGAGGTCCAGGGCAGTGAGCGTGTGGACTGGGAAGCCGAACTTGCCGTCGTCGTTGGGGCACCCCTTGCTCGGGCAGATGAGGAAGAAGCAACTGCGGCGATCGCCGGATACACCGTTGCCAACGACGTATCCATGCGGGACTGGCAAAACCGAACGCTGCAATGGTTCCAGGGAAAGGCGTTCGACGCCACGACACCCTTGGGCCCGGTTCTGGTCACGGCGGATGAATTCCCCTCCAGCCATGGCTTTGAAGTTAGCAGCCACGTCAACGGCGAACTCGTCCAAAACGGCAACACCGCGGAACTGGTTTTCGGCCCTGCCAAGCTGCTGTCCTATATCTCCCAATTCACCACACTGCGACCCGGAGACGTAGTCCTGACCGGAACCCCCGGTGGCGTTGGTATGGGCATGAAGCCGCCGCGCTTCTTGGCCGACGGGGACGTCCTGCTCACCGAAATCGCAGGAATCGGCCAACTGGAGAACCAGGTCCGAATCCACGCTGTCGCCAACACCACCCACTAG
- a CDS encoding PaaX family transcriptional regulator: protein MSALEPGIRHHQLIITLYGLYCRGVGQAMPVSVLIDMLGDLGYDGAGVRSAVSRLKAKGVLRSVKDGNVAQYELSSAVADLFAEGDERIFSDGTPNVTHGWALAIFSVPETLRSRRHQLRTVLSGFGFGSMASGVGVAPESALERTKKRLQALELDQFVDFFRGDHVAEGDLRAKVAQWWDLAALDAQFVEFLSLYSATADQWVARIGTDPERALEKSTPELRREAFRSYIPMLTVWRRFPYKDPGLASEYLPQGWKGQDARKVFLEIHRLLAPLAEAHARSLMA, encoded by the coding sequence GTGAGCGCTCTTGAGCCGGGCATCCGGCATCATCAATTGATCATCACCCTCTATGGCCTGTACTGTCGGGGCGTCGGCCAGGCAATGCCCGTTTCTGTGCTGATCGACATGCTCGGCGACCTTGGGTATGACGGGGCCGGGGTGCGCTCGGCGGTGTCACGACTGAAAGCCAAAGGTGTCCTGCGGAGCGTGAAGGATGGCAATGTCGCCCAGTACGAGCTCTCCTCGGCTGTTGCTGATTTGTTCGCCGAAGGTGACGAGCGGATCTTTTCTGACGGAACCCCGAATGTCACCCATGGTTGGGCGCTGGCCATTTTCTCGGTTCCCGAGACCTTGCGTAGTCGCCGCCATCAACTGCGCACGGTACTGTCTGGGTTCGGCTTTGGGTCGATGGCTTCGGGTGTCGGAGTCGCCCCGGAATCCGCTCTGGAGCGGACCAAAAAGCGGCTTCAAGCACTGGAGCTTGATCAGTTCGTCGACTTTTTTCGGGGCGACCACGTAGCTGAAGGTGATTTGCGCGCCAAAGTTGCCCAATGGTGGGACTTGGCGGCGTTGGATGCGCAGTTCGTTGAGTTCCTGAGCCTATACAGCGCAACGGCCGACCAATGGGTCGCCCGGATCGGCACCGATCCTGAACGTGCACTTGAGAAATCGACGCCGGAGCTGAGGCGGGAAGCCTTCCGCTCCTACATTCCCATGTTGACCGTGTGGCGGCGGTTTCCCTACAAGGACCCGGGCCTTGCTTCGGAGTACCTCCCTCAAGGCTGGAAGGGGCAGGATGCCAGAAAGGTATTCCTGGAGATTCACCGCCTGCTCGCACCCCTTGCCGAGGCCCATGCCCGGTCCTTGATGGCCTAA
- a CDS encoding acyl-CoA thioesterase — MSEHLFDAGPVQPWAGASAAVVEHTVEWVDTDASGHQHNSAIIRWVESAEAELFRQLALPDYFPSAPRVHQSVNFRAKVWFGQRVTTTIWVQKLGVSSVTFGFEVRVKPMGERPGGLAADGIVVAAHVPAGGDSSAPWSEHIRGAITEAVPQ, encoded by the coding sequence ATGAGCGAACACCTCTTTGATGCGGGCCCCGTCCAACCTTGGGCAGGTGCCTCAGCTGCCGTTGTTGAGCACACGGTGGAGTGGGTTGACACGGATGCGTCGGGGCACCAACACAACTCCGCGATCATCCGTTGGGTCGAATCTGCCGAGGCTGAGCTGTTTCGCCAACTTGCCCTGCCGGACTATTTCCCATCCGCTCCGCGCGTGCACCAGTCGGTGAATTTCCGCGCCAAGGTCTGGTTCGGTCAGCGCGTCACCACCACGATCTGGGTGCAGAAACTGGGTGTTTCCTCTGTGACCTTTGGCTTCGAGGTCAGGGTCAAGCCCATGGGGGAGCGCCCGGGAGGGCTCGCGGCCGACGGCATTGTTGTTGCCGCGCATGTCCCCGCCGGCGGAGACTCCTCGGCACCCTGGTCGGAGCACATTCGTGGCGCGATCACGGAGGCGGTGCCGCAGTGA
- a CDS encoding acyl-CoA thioesterase — protein sequence MNSETAILEAGTSETFLRAIELTSVAPQVHDLAFEATTQYVPWPKSYGGDMVAQCAAAMMRSVESDRKLHSMHSYFMRPVDIGAAVRYEVEILRDGRGYSTRSVRGYQNGKTVFAAMGSFHVPEAGSEYQPAMPAAVDPESLRSAAEVLDGVPGPAADYWANGRSFDMRHIPGPVYVQVEGEATPTQAIWVKAFDSLPDDPDLHRTALAYVCDYTILEPLLRVNGLSWTSPGLVTASLDHSIWFHRDGRADDWVLYAQEAVSGQHNRGLAMGRFFSRNGTLLATVAQEGMVRA from the coding sequence GTGAACAGCGAAACAGCGATCCTGGAAGCCGGAACCTCGGAGACTTTCCTCAGAGCCATCGAACTCACCTCGGTGGCGCCGCAGGTCCATGATCTGGCTTTCGAAGCCACCACACAGTACGTGCCCTGGCCCAAGTCCTACGGTGGGGACATGGTCGCCCAGTGCGCCGCGGCCATGATGCGCTCCGTGGAATCAGACCGCAAGCTGCATTCCATGCACAGCTATTTCATGCGTCCCGTCGACATTGGTGCCGCAGTCCGCTACGAAGTGGAAATCCTGCGCGACGGGCGCGGCTACTCGACCCGCAGTGTCAGGGGCTATCAGAACGGCAAAACTGTGTTCGCGGCCATGGGTTCCTTCCACGTCCCGGAAGCCGGGTCTGAATACCAGCCTGCCATGCCGGCTGCGGTGGATCCGGAGTCTCTGCGCAGTGCGGCAGAAGTGCTCGATGGTGTCCCGGGTCCGGCGGCCGACTATTGGGCCAACGGACGAAGCTTCGACATGCGACACATCCCCGGTCCCGTGTACGTCCAGGTTGAGGGCGAGGCAACGCCAACGCAGGCCATCTGGGTGAAGGCCTTTGACAGTTTGCCCGACGACCCGGATCTGCACCGCACGGCGTTGGCCTACGTGTGCGACTACACCATCCTGGAACCGCTTCTGCGGGTCAACGGGCTCAGCTGGACATCGCCCGGACTTGTCACCGCAAGCCTTGACCATTCCATCTGGTTCCACCGCGACGGCCGGGCCGACGACTGGGTGCTCTACGCCCAGGAAGCCGTTTCCGGCCAACACAACAGGGGCCTAGCCATGGGCCGGTTCTTCTCCCGGAACGGCACGCTCCTGGCTACGGTCGCCCAAGAGGGCATGGTCCGAGCCTAG
- the kynU gene encoding kynureninase: protein METLTHPLDLSTREACVAADSTDSLSSFKERFILPDGVIYLDGNSLGPRPVGALERAQQVIATEWGEGLIRSWNTAGWFELPVRLGDKLAKLIGGRDGETVVTDTTSLNLFKALASAIRIQQVDHPERRVIVTERDNFPTDIYIAEGITDFLNSVAQETGIRYEVRLIDEDLSLEQALDGSVAVLALSHVNYRTGAMWDMTAVTAKAHGVGALAIWDLAHSAGAVAVDLNGADADYAVGCTYKYLNGGPGAPAFIWVNARHQDRFWQPLSGWWSHAKPFNMADSYAPASTINRFLCGTQPITSLAMVETGLDIMLDVDPAALRAKSLAMTDLFIALVKQRCASHPLELITPRDHAIRGSHVSFRHPDGYAVMSALIAGGVIGDYREPGVLRFGITPLYLGHADVWDAVEILRDILDTRAWDKAKFKTRNAVT from the coding sequence ATGGAAACCCTCACCCACCCCTTGGATCTCAGCACGCGCGAAGCCTGCGTTGCCGCCGATTCGACTGATTCGCTCTCGTCCTTCAAGGAACGCTTCATCCTGCCCGACGGCGTGATCTACCTTGACGGCAACTCCCTCGGTCCGCGCCCGGTCGGGGCCCTGGAACGGGCACAGCAGGTCATCGCTACCGAATGGGGTGAGGGGCTGATCCGCAGTTGGAACACGGCTGGCTGGTTCGAGCTGCCGGTGCGCCTGGGCGACAAGCTCGCCAAACTGATCGGCGGTCGAGACGGCGAAACTGTCGTCACCGACACCACCAGCCTGAACCTGTTCAAAGCCCTCGCGTCCGCCATCCGCATCCAGCAGGTGGATCACCCGGAGCGACGCGTCATCGTCACGGAGCGCGACAACTTCCCCACGGATATTTACATCGCCGAGGGGATCACGGACTTCCTGAACTCCGTGGCGCAGGAGACGGGCATCCGTTACGAGGTGCGGCTTATCGACGAAGACCTGTCGCTGGAGCAGGCCCTGGACGGTTCGGTGGCCGTCCTGGCGCTCTCGCACGTCAACTACCGCACAGGCGCCATGTGGGACATGACCGCTGTCACGGCCAAGGCGCATGGTGTGGGCGCGCTGGCCATCTGGGACCTGGCCCACTCGGCCGGGGCAGTCGCCGTCGACCTCAACGGCGCCGATGCCGACTACGCCGTCGGCTGCACCTACAAATACCTCAACGGCGGTCCGGGCGCCCCGGCCTTCATCTGGGTCAACGCCCGCCACCAGGACCGCTTCTGGCAGCCGCTGTCCGGCTGGTGGTCGCATGCGAAGCCATTCAACATGGCGGATTCCTATGCACCGGCGTCGACCATCAACCGCTTCCTGTGCGGGACACAGCCGATCACCTCACTAGCCATGGTGGAGACGGGGCTGGACATCATGCTCGACGTCGACCCCGCAGCCCTGCGGGCCAAGTCGCTAGCCATGACCGACCTGTTCATCGCCCTCGTTAAACAGCGCTGCGCCAGCCACCCCCTGGAACTAATCACCCCGCGCGACCATGCCATCCGAGGCAGTCACGTCAGCTTCCGCCACCCGGACGGCTACGCCGTCATGAGCGCGCTGATCGCCGGCGGCGTCATTGGCGACTACCGCGAGCCCGGGGTCCTCCGCTTCGGCATCACCCCGCTCTACCTCGGCCATGCGGACGTCTGGGATGCCGTCGAGATCCTGCGCGACATCCTCGACACCCGCGCCTGGGACAAAGCCAAATTCAAGACGCGCAACGCCGTTACCTGA
- a CDS encoding cupin domain-containing protein: MSETIAYQTEGDNSIYANAAGAVVPVVTRAGEEDTNTAQSGDCIRVSGVSIQHTPATKIWFGQVSNTPGYRSLPHHHGEAETGGYVLRGHGRIYFGENYSEFLDMKAGDWVFVPPFMPHVEANMSVTEDLVWLTARTPENLVINLEDVPDETLADYRRA, encoded by the coding sequence ATGAGCGAAACCATTGCCTACCAAACCGAGGGCGATAACTCCATCTACGCAAACGCCGCCGGCGCCGTGGTGCCCGTGGTAACCCGGGCCGGGGAAGAAGACACGAACACCGCCCAGTCCGGCGACTGTATCCGTGTTTCTGGGGTGTCCATCCAGCACACCCCGGCAACGAAGATCTGGTTCGGCCAGGTCTCCAACACCCCCGGCTACCGCTCGCTGCCGCACCACCACGGCGAGGCAGAAACCGGCGGGTACGTGCTGCGTGGCCATGGCCGCATCTACTTCGGCGAGAACTACTCAGAATTCCTGGACATGAAGGCCGGCGACTGGGTGTTCGTGCCACCCTTCATGCCCCACGTTGAGGCGAACATGTCCGTCACCGAGGACCTCGTCTGGCTCACCGCGCGCACGCCGGAAAACCTGGTGATCAACCTTGAGGATGTTCCAGACGAAACTCTGGCCGACTACCGGAGGGCCTAG
- a CDS encoding RidA family protein produces the protein MPNKTINPSALPKPSGYAHGILAGNTVYLGGQTALNADMQIVPGGIVAQFEQALSNVLTTLIEAGGQPQDLVSVTIYLTDVDDYMANGREIGRLWREMAGSEYPAMAGIGVSRLWQKEALIEIQGIAVIQ, from the coding sequence ATGCCCAACAAGACCATCAACCCGTCCGCCCTCCCCAAGCCCTCGGGATACGCCCACGGCATCCTGGCCGGCAACACTGTGTACCTTGGCGGCCAAACGGCATTGAATGCGGATATGCAGATCGTTCCGGGCGGCATCGTGGCCCAGTTCGAACAGGCACTGAGCAACGTGCTGACCACCCTGATTGAAGCGGGGGGCCAGCCACAAGACCTGGTCAGCGTGACGATCTACCTCACGGACGTCGACGACTACATGGCCAACGGCCGCGAAATTGGCCGACTGTGGCGCGAAATGGCAGGCTCAGAGTACCCAGCCATGGCAGGGATCGGCGTCAGCCGACTATGGCAGAAAGAAGCCCTGATTGAAATCCAGGGCATTGCCGTCATCCAATAG
- a CDS encoding aldehyde dehydrogenase family protein encodes MTELTRMVWTTRADGLDIDGRAFIDGARRQPADGNGRPSTSPIDGRTLATLGSCGVTEVETAVAAARRAFPAWSGAGAVARQQLLFRLATLMEDNAEELALLETLDSGKPILQTSTVDVPGAIATLRWYAEAVDKIAGELPVVPPGATAQVSREPLGVVAAIVPWNFPLEIAMWKLAPALSSGNTVVLKPAEQTSLSMLRVADLATEAGLPAGVLNIVTGSGREVGAALAHHMGVDAIAFTGSTAVSRTLLEASGHSNLKRLSLEAGGKSSNIIFADTANLAEAADKAAFGAFYNQGQVCSATSRILVQRQIHDEFLALLRKSATAYEPANPLAGLEGNGSLISSAHTDEVAAWIERGRADGTVLFGGGRRVIAGSDAYLEPTLIGGLAPEHALHREEVFGPVAVLQPFDTEEEAVAMANDTDYGLAAAVWTADLARAHRVAAALVAGTVSVNTIDALGNSTPFGGFKQSGFGRDLSLHAFDNYTAPKTTWFQFG; translated from the coding sequence ATGACGGAACTGACAAGAATGGTCTGGACGACGCGGGCCGATGGTCTGGACATCGACGGCCGGGCCTTCATTGACGGGGCCCGCAGGCAACCCGCCGATGGAAACGGACGGCCGAGCACGAGTCCCATCGACGGGCGGACCCTGGCCACGCTAGGGTCCTGCGGGGTGACCGAAGTCGAGACCGCCGTCGCGGCAGCACGCCGGGCCTTCCCGGCATGGTCCGGGGCTGGAGCCGTAGCGCGCCAACAGCTGCTGTTTCGCCTGGCCACACTGATGGAGGACAACGCCGAGGAGCTGGCGCTGCTCGAAACCCTCGACAGCGGCAAGCCCATCCTGCAGACCTCTACCGTTGACGTGCCCGGCGCCATCGCGACGCTGCGTTGGTATGCCGAGGCCGTCGACAAGATCGCCGGTGAACTGCCTGTCGTGCCGCCCGGCGCCACAGCCCAGGTTTCACGGGAGCCTCTGGGGGTCGTCGCTGCCATTGTGCCGTGGAACTTCCCGCTGGAGATCGCCATGTGGAAGTTGGCGCCGGCCCTCAGCTCGGGCAACACGGTCGTGCTCAAGCCCGCGGAACAGACGTCGCTGAGCATGCTGCGCGTCGCTGACCTGGCCACCGAGGCGGGGCTGCCTGCTGGTGTCTTGAACATCGTCACAGGTTCGGGCCGCGAGGTTGGCGCCGCGCTGGCGCACCACATGGGCGTCGACGCGATCGCCTTCACCGGCTCCACAGCGGTCTCCCGGACCCTACTGGAGGCCTCGGGGCACAGCAACCTGAAACGGCTAAGCCTGGAGGCCGGCGGCAAAAGCTCAAACATCATCTTCGCCGACACCGCCAACCTTGCCGAAGCCGCCGATAAGGCGGCGTTTGGCGCGTTCTATAACCAGGGTCAGGTCTGCTCGGCTACCTCACGAATCCTCGTCCAGCGTCAGATCCACGACGAGTTTCTGGCCTTGCTACGCAAATCCGCTACCGCCTATGAGCCTGCCAATCCGCTGGCCGGGCTGGAGGGCAACGGCTCTCTGATCTCCAGCGCACACACTGACGAGGTGGCGGCGTGGATCGAGCGTGGGCGTGCCGACGGGACGGTCTTGTTCGGCGGCGGTCGGCGGGTAATCGCCGGCTCGGACGCCTACCTGGAGCCGACGCTCATCGGCGGACTGGCACCCGAGCACGCCCTGCACCGTGAGGAGGTGTTTGGACCGGTGGCCGTCCTGCAGCCCTTCGACACGGAGGAGGAAGCGGTTGCTATGGCCAATGACACCGACTACGGGCTGGCCGCAGCCGTGTGGACAGCCGACCTAGCCAGGGCTCACCGGGTTGCCGCCGCGCTCGTGGCAGGAACCGTATCCGTGAACACCATCGACGCCTTGGGCAACAGCACCCCGTTTGGCGGGTTCAAGCAGTCCGGCTTCGGTCGAGACCTCTCCCTGCACGCGTTCGATAACTACACGGCTCCGAAAACCACCTGGTTCCAGTTCGGATAA